In one window of Haliaeetus albicilla chromosome W, bHalAlb1.1, whole genome shotgun sequence DNA:
- the LOC138683577 gene encoding LOW QUALITY PROTEIN: ryanodine receptor 1-like (The sequence of the model RefSeq protein was modified relative to this genomic sequence to represent the inferred CDS: inserted 6 bases in 4 codons; deleted 1 base in 1 codon), which produces MPDPTQDAVGGSKTGEAAGGEEGGPQDPVPLPASHLPQPPEEEEAVASVPVSAFRMCKEPGHYWLAAPDTPGGLRDIGESPAAEPPHPQGTPILRRKIGEDGEEVVEEEEPRKEEEPGGMENGEKAGADGGPEPGAPEEEIGPPXEWKELLAEGAFEFWAELEVQRVKFLNYLSRNFYNLRFLALFLAFAINFILLFYKVLEHPPGTEEELEGSGLAXDNGQGAREESVVYYFLEESTGYMQLVLQXALAHALIAFLCIISYNYLKIPLVIFKWEKEVARCLEFSGLYITKQLPDNDIKGQWDRLVLNTQSFPSNYWDKFIKRKVLEKYGDIYGHEHIAELLGMELASLEIGVQGERKASPDSSLLTWITSIDIRYQIWKFGVIFTDNSFLYLTWYMAMSLLGHYNFFFASHLLDIAMGVKTLRTILSSVTHNGKQLAMTVGLLAVVVYLYTVVAFSFFCKFYKSEDEPDMKCDNMMTCYLFHMYVGVRTXGGIRDEIEDLAGDDYELYRVVFDITSFFVIVILLAIIQGLIINAFGELRDQQEQVKEDMETKCFICGIRRDYFDTTPHVLETHTLEEHNLANYMFFLMYLINKDETEHMGQESYVWNMYQERCWDFFFRKQYEDQLGGPPPGGPPSTPSSPI; this is translated from the exons ATGCCCGACCCCACTCAGGATGCTGTGGGGGGCAGCAAGACTGGGGAGGCTGcggggggagaagaggggggtCCCCAAGACCCCGTCCCCCTGCCCGCCTCCCACCTGCCACAGCCccccgaggaggaggaggcagtggCGTCGGTGCCAGTGTCGGCTTTCAGGATGTGCAAGGAGCCCGGGCACTATTGGCTGGCAGCCCCCGACACCCCCGGGGGGCTGAGGGACATCGGGGAGTCCCCTGCTGCCGAGCCCCCCCACCCTCAA GGCACTCCCATCCTCCGGAGGAAGATTGGG GAGGACGGAGAGGaggtggtggaggaggaggagccaCGGAAGGAAGAGGAGCCCGGAGG CATGGAGAATGGGGAGAAGGCCGGGGCGGATGGGGGGCCCGAGCCTGGTGCCCCCGAGGAGGAAATTGGTCCTCC GGAGTGGAAGGAGCTGCTGGCCGAGGGAGCCTTCGAGTTCTGGGCTGAGCTGGAGGTCCAGAGGGTCAAATTCCTG AACTACCTGTCCAGGAACTTCTACAACCTGCGTTTCCTGGCACTCTTCCTTGCCTTTGCCATCaacttcatcctcctcttctACAAG gtgttGGAGCACCCTCCAGGTAccgaggaggagctggagggctCGGGGCTGG GCGACAATGGCCAGGGGGCCAGGGAGGAGAGCGTGGTCTATTACTTCTTGGAGGAGAGCACGGGCTACATGCAGCTGGTGCTACA GGCCCTGGCCCACGCCCTCATCGCCTTCCTCTGCATCATCAGCTACAACTACCTCAAG ATCCCGctggtgatcttcaagtgggAGAAGGAGGTGGCACGGTGCCTGGAGTTCTCAGGGCTCTACATCACCAAGCAGCTGCCAGACAATGACATCAAGGGCCAGTGGGACCGGCTGGTGCTCAACACCCA GTCCTTCCCCAGCAACTACTGGGACAAGTTCATcaagaggaa GGTGCTGGAGAAGTATGGGGATATCTACGGGCACGAGCACATTGCAGAGCTGCTAGGGATGGAGCTGGCCAGCCTGGAGATCGGGGTGCAGGGCGAGAGGAAGGCCTCCCCTGACAGCTCCCTCCTCACCTG GATCACATCCATTGACATCAGGTATCAGATCTGGAAGTTTGGGGTCATCTTCACTGACAAC tCCTTCCTCTACCTCACCTGGTACATGGCTATGTCCCTCCTGGGCCACTACAACTTCTTCTTTGCCTCCCATCTCCTGGACATCGCCATGGGGGTGAAGACCCTCCGCACCATCCTCTCCTCCGTCACCCACAATGGCAAGCAG ctggCAATGACGGTGGGGCTGCTGGCCGTGGTCGTGTACCTCTACACCGTGGTGGCCTTCAGCTTCTTCTGCAAGTTCTACAAGAGCGAGGATGAGCCTGACATGAAGTGTGACAACATGATGACA TGCTACCTGTTCCACATGTATGTGGGGGTTCGGA GGGGGGGCATCAGGGACGAGATCGAGGACCTGGCAGGGGATGACTACGAGCTGTACCGCGTCGTCTTTGACATCACCTCCTTCTTCGTCATCGTCATCCTCCTGGCCATCATCCAGG GTCTGATCATCAATGCTTTTGGGGAGCTGCGGGACCAACAGGAGCAGGTGAAGGAGGACATGGAG acaaaATGTTTCATCTGCGGCATCAGGAGAGACTATTTCGACACGACCCCCCACGTCTTGGAGACCCATACGCTGGAGGAGCACAACCTGGCCAACTACAT gttcTTCCTGATGTATCTGATCAATAAGGACGAGACAGAGCACATGGGGCAG GAGTCCTATGTCTGGAACATGTACCAGGAGCGCTGCTGGGATTTCTTCTTCCGCAAGCAGTACGAGGATCAgctggggggacccccccccgggggcccccccagcacccccagctcccccatCTAA
- the LOC138683576 gene encoding ryanodine receptor 1-like, protein MLSFPQDSSQIRLLKEVLDLQKDMVVMLLSLLEGNVVNGTITRQMVVMLVESSSNVTMILKFFDMFLKLWDIVTSDAFHDYVLDPRGLISKKDFQKAMDSQKQYEPAKIQFLLSCSEADENEMIDVEAFAGHFQEPARDIGFNVAVLLTNLSEHVPHDQRLRTFLEQVASILEYFCPFLGWIEIMGAARRIEHLYFELSAANKAQWEMPQVKESKHQFIFDVVNEGGKPRRWSSSSASVRTPSSKCSLPLTSLRRNPPPGKKERMRSRRKKRSPLIPLLPRPPLNPP, encoded by the exons ATGTTGTCCTTTCCCCAGGACTCCAGCCAGATCAGGCTGCTAAAGGAGGTGCTGGACCTGCAGAAGGACATGGTGGTGATGCTGCTGTCCCTGCTGGAAG GCAACGTGGTGAACGGGACCATCACCCGGCAGATGGTGGTCATGCTGGTGGAGTCCTCCAGCAACGTCACCATGATCCTCAAGTTCTTCGACATGTTCCTGAAACTGTGGGACATCGTGACCTCGGACGCCTTCCACGACTACGTCTTGGACCCGCGAGGTCTCATCTCCAAGAAGGACTTCCAGAAGGCGATGGACAGCCAGAAGCAATACGAACCCGCCAAGATCCAgttcctcctctcctgctccgAGGCGGACGAGAACGAGATGATTGATGTGGAAGCCTTTGCTGGTCACTTTCAAGAACCTGCTCGCGACATCGGTTTCAACGTGGCCGTGCTCCTCACCAACCTCTCAGAGCACGTTCCCCATGACCAACGTCTCCGGACCTTCTTGGAGCAAGTGGCCAGCATCTTGGagtatttctgtccttttttgGGATGGATCGAGATCATGGGAGCCGCTCGACGGATAGAACACCTCTACTTCGAGCTCAGCGCCGCCAACAAGGCGCAGTGGGAGATGCCCCAAGTGAAGGAATCTAAGCATCAGTTCATCTTCGATGTGGTCAACGAGGGGGGGAAGCCGAGAAGATGGAGCTCTTCATCAGCTTCTGTGAGGACACCATCTTCGAAATGCAGTTTGCCTCTCACCTCTCTGAGGAggaaccccccccccgggaagaaggagaggatgAGGAgtaggaggaagaagaggagccCCCTGATCCCACtgctcccccgcccccctctGAACCCACCTTAG